TGCTACAATTCTTTTCTTCAAGTCTACTCTTGAAGAATTATCAGCCTCGGCATGAATCATCATTTCATTTAGCTCTTTTTTCAATTTATAAGACACAAATATAAGACGAGAAAACTTTATATTCTTAAATAGTTTTCTACCGACAAGAAATATTTAGCTTAAATTAACCCAAGAAGTCAAATATTAACCTCATTTTAGCGCGAGCTTGTTTTGTTTTTCAATATTTCTAAATAATGGCCAACAATTTCTGCACATTCACTATTAGCAGAAAGGTATTGCGACAATAGTTCTGGTTCATTCTTAAGCAAGAGCCGCATTTTATCTTTACCAACGAAATAAATTTTAGAGGAAGGGGTTATTTCATAATAAACTCGTTCGGAAACTAACGAAGAGCATGCAATGGCTTTACCCAAAGCACCTAAATTGTAATTTTTAGCATGGGTTATACTGGTAGCAGCTGCACCGACAGGAGATGCACAAAAATAAATTTTACCACCGATCTCCATAGCAGCAGCATAATAAGTACCAAAACGAAATTTTTCAAATCTCAATTTTCTGCAATTAAGATACAATTTACCGTCATTCATTTGTACAGCATAAAATCGCTTTCTTATTTGCTTATTCAAAGTATTATAATTATCAGACGAAGTTAGTTTATAATCACCGCCAGAGGTCATCATTATCTGATTCTTACTCCTTTTTTCGACACGAACAGCCCCTATAGTATCCCCTTTGCGAGTTAATAGATCTTTCAAGCTAAAAAAAGCTTGATTTTGAGCAAAAAGTCCCAAAGAAATGAAGCTCAAAAATATAACTAACCATTGTTTTCTCATAACTCAAATATATATTGTGCGAAAGTTACAGACTTTACACAAGTAGAACAAGTTTTAATTAAAAAAAATGCAACCTAACAAAAAATAAATCATGCGATAAACTCAACAAAAAAAGAGACATTTCAAATGTTTCAAAACTAAGAATATAAAATTGTTATCTTTGCAAGAAAGTTAAGTAAATAAACAAGAGCATTTAAACAATGAGGCACATGAAAGAAACAACTGCGGCAGAATCATTTTACAGCAAGAACATAGAAAAAATCAAAAATAAGATCCACAATAACAAGAAAAGAATATATATAATCAGCATAACAAGAATAATTCTTTTCACTTTAGGACTAATCAGTGGAATTTATTTTTGGAATGTGGGAGGAGTACTTCTAGCTACAGTAATAATAATACCACTCTTTTTCTTTTCACTTCTTATAAAAAAGCATAATGCCCTATATCTTGAAAAAGATTATCTAGAAACAATACTAAAAGTCAATAAACAAGAAATGCAAGCGATACATGGAGATATATCTTCCTTTGAAGATGGATCTGAATTCATAGATGCCACACACCATTATTCTTTCGACCTTGACTTATTTGGCAAGCAATCTCTTTTTCAGTGTGTTAATCGCACTGCTACAGAAGTAGGCAAAAGAACTTTAGCCAAGTGGTTCATGAAACACTTGCAAAACAAACAAGAAATAGAGAACAGACAAGAGGCAGTAAAAGAATTGGCACCAAGAAGAGAATTTAGACAAAGATTCCGAACGTTGGGATTACTCCATAAAGGGGAATTTGCCAATAAAGAAGAGATCATACAGTGGGCACAAACCAGTAGCTATTTTGAAAACAAAAAAGTATATCGGATATTACCGATATTAATATTCACGATCAATGTTATTCTAATCAGCTTATCAGTATTCAAGCTTATTCCTTACAGTATACCAGAGATTGCATTTGTCTTTTTTATTTTTCTAAGTTTCATTTTTTCAAAGAGAATAACTCAAATACAGAATATATATGGGAAAAAATTACAGATTTTAGGAACCTATGCAACTCTTACAAAAGAAATAGAAGAAACGGACTTACAATGCAGCTCCCTTAAATATATCAAATCGCTAGTTCAAAATAACAAAGATAAATCCTCTTCGGCTATAAAAAAACTGAATGAACTGATGAATGAGCTTGACCGAAGAAATAATATTATTATTGCAATGTTACTGAATGGACTATTCTTCTGGGAGTTGAGACAAATGATGAAAATAGAGATCTGGAGAAAAAAACATGCCCTGGATATGCCTAATTGGCTAAAGGCTATTGCAAAGATGGATGCCTATTGTTCTTTAGGCACATTTGCCTATAACCATCCTGAATACATATATCCCGCTATTTTGGACTCTGCAAAGCAAACATATATAGAAGGCAAGCAATTTGGACATCCACTTATGAACATTGATAAGTGCGTAAAGAATGATCTACTCATAGAAAAAAGGCCTCTCTTTATCATTGTAACCGGCGCCAACATGGCAGGAAAAAGTACCTATCTTCGTACTATAGGAGTAAATTATCTCCTTGCATGCATCGGTAGTCCGGTATGCGCCTCAGAGATGAAGATATTCCCGGCGAAGCTAATAACAGACCTCCATACAAGCGATTCGCTAGTCGAAAATGAATCTTATTTCTTTTCCGAATTAAAAAGGCTTAAACTAATCATAGATGAATTGAAGGGAAATGAAGAGTTATTCATCATACTAGACGAAATCTTAAAAGGAACAAATTCTATTGATAAACAAAAAGGTTCAATTGCTCTCATAAAACAATTCATTGAGTTGAAAACCAATGGCATCATTGCCACACACGATTTGGCATTAAGTTCACTCCAAGATATTTTTCCTGATAATATCCGTAACTTCTGTTTTGAAGCTGAGATAATAAACGATGAGTTAGATTTTTCTTATGAAATGAAAGAAGGAATTGTTCAAAATATGAATGCTTGCTTCTTGATGAAGAAAATGGGCATAGCAATTATTGAGAATTCGTCCACTAATAACTAAAACGCAAGCCTATTTGCATATTGAAATTCAATGGACTCTTTTTACGAATAGTCTCAATATTAGAACCATCATCAAAGAAATAAGCAACTCCTGGTTCGGCGTATAAGCCCACATTTTTAGTCATATTAAATTGTGCTCCCACACCCCCTAACAAGGAACATTGTAAAGGGTTAACATCCAGTTTCTTTGAACCAAGCTTAGCATAAACAGCTTTTTCAACCATCCCTCCTAACATTAAATATAATGCAACTCTGCTTTCATCAAGAAAATGCCAGTTAGCGCGTAAAGGGATACCAATATAATGTATTTTTTGTTCAAGAACAGACGAAGAAGTTGTTTGCTTCACATCTGAGGAGAGCATAGTATAAACTAAGCCTGTTTCTACAGAAAAGTTATCAAAGAGTTTCTTCCGTAGAGAAAGAGCAAAAGCTATTGGCTGATGATGCTTAATATTTTCTATACGATACTCCAAATAAGGAACACCATTTTTAAATAAGATCATTTGGTCTTCAGGTACCTCCACAAGTCCGGTTTGGATATTAGATAATTCCAGCCCTTGCTTAAGATCAGAACTAGCTGAAGAGACATTACTTAGCAATTCAGAAGCATTAGCTAAAGAAAGCCCGACAGACCACTTTTTCTTTCTTTCTGCAGTCTTAGCAACAAGCAAATTAAATTTATCCTTTGCAGAGCGCCTCTTATTAATATATCGACCTTGCTTAGAAGAAGAAACGACTACTGATTCATTAACATTCTCCTCTTTACTAGTACTGTTCTCGCCCTTTACAGTAATATCTGCAGAATCATTAAGTAAAATACTTTCAGAAGCAGTAATCCCTTGAATATTTACTGTGGGATATACTGAACGAATCGTCTTTACTTTAGCTATTTTAGAATGAGGCAAATCTATCACGTCTTTAAGAGATAGAGAATTGCCTTTTAATACATCAGGAATAACTTCTCTAGCAATCTCAGATGATTTATCTACCTGATCCCTTAACACGTCATTACTATTACTTAACAAATAAGCACTCACAAAGCCGATAACAAGAAGTGCAACAACGGCAGCAATAGTCCAATAAGGAGAAGAGTATATACGTGACTTACCAACAGTTTGAGGCAAGTCTCTTTGTATTTTCTGCCAACCGCTAGCTGGATGAGGTTCAGAGTAGTCTTCAAGACTCTCTTTCAACCTTTTTATCCACAATTCTTCTTCTCGCTTCACCATATTTCACTAACTGTTTTTAGCAACATATTCTTTTATTCTCTTAGCAAGTAACTGTTTCGCACGAAAAAGTTGAGAGGCTGAGGATTTCTCATTAATACCCAACAAAGCCGCAATCTCTTTATGCGATTTTTCTTCAAACACGTAGAGATTAAATACGGTACGATACCCTGTTGGAAGCTTCTCAATGAATTCCATTAGTTTAGCCTTGGGTATAATTTCAATATCTGAAACTTCCGGTTCTTCAGTATATTCTGATATATTCTCAATATCCATAGTAAAGTTCATCACATCATTCTTACGTAAAAATTGCAATGCAGTATTACTCATAACTTTATCTAACCAAGCTTTCAAAGAACCTTCACCACGCCAAGAATATTTATCAAAAGAATTAAATATCTTAATAAACCCATCATGCAAGACATCCTGAGCAACATCTCTATCACCTATATATCGTAAACAAACCCCCAATAGCCGACCTGCATACAATTCATAAAGTTGTTGGCGAGCAGTATTATCTCCTCGCCTGCAATGCTCTGCCAACTCAAATTC
This is a stretch of genomic DNA from uncultured Bacteroides sp.. It encodes these proteins:
- a CDS encoding sigma-70 family RNA polymerase sigma factor, coding for MEEFELAEHCRRGDNTARQQLYELYAGRLLGVCLRYIGDRDVAQDVLHDGFIKIFNSFDKYSWRGEGSLKAWLDKVMSNTALQFLRKNDVMNFTMDIENISEYTEEPEVSDIEIIPKAKLMEFIEKLPTGYRTVFNLYVFEEKSHKEIAALLGINEKSSASQLFRAKQLLAKRIKEYVAKNS
- a CDS encoding DUF6563 family protein produces the protein MRKQWLVIFLSFISLGLFAQNQAFFSLKDLLTRKGDTIGAVRVEKRSKNQIMMTSGGDYKLTSSDNYNTLNKQIRKRFYAVQMNDGKLYLNCRKLRFEKFRFGTYYAAAMEIGGKIYFCASPVGAAATSITHAKNYNLGALGKAIACSSLVSERVYYEITPSSKIYFVGKDKMRLLLKNEPELLSQYLSANSECAEIVGHYLEILKNKTSSR